Sequence from the Helianthus annuus cultivar XRQ/B chromosome 13, HanXRQr2.0-SUNRISE, whole genome shotgun sequence genome:
TGTGAATAATCTTTGATAACAATTTTGTAACAGGGGTTCAGATGGTGCGTCTTCTTCTTCATCGGCAAATGTTGATATTAAATTGATCGAACATATAAAGGATGTACTAGACAATGACAACGAGTTGGTCAAAACTTATAGAAGAGTTAGGGATTCCTTCCAAGACAACCCTAATGTAAATGTGAAGCTTCGAATAATTGGAGCAAGAGAAAAAGATGGTCGCACGTATAACTTACCAACGGCTGGTGAGATCGCTGCTCTTATTGTTGGTGATATCGAAAATGTGGTTGACAATAGAGATATTATAGTTGAGACTCGAACAGGTGAACTAAAAAGAATTAGTGAGTTGCATCCATCATATCTTGCACTACAATATCCGATTCTGTTTCCGTATGGAGAAGATGGCTACAGAATTGATATCCCTCATAGAGGTGTTGTTGATGTTGTTAATAAAACACGTCCAAAGTGTACTATGAGAGAGTTCTTTGCCTATCCTATCCAGGATCGTATAAATCAGTTTTCATTGATCCTTAATTCTAAGAGGCTTTTCCAGCAGTTCCTGGTTGACGCATATACTATGATAGAGAGCGAGAGACTTAGGTACATACGATATCAACAAAAAGATCTTAGGTCCGACACATATGAAAGTCTCCGTAATTTACGAAGTAAAGGTCAAGATGATATATCTAAAGCTGGAAAACGCATTTTTTTGCCGTCTTCTTTTACTGGTGGAGCACgatatatgatgcaaaactaTTTAGACGCTATGGCTCTGTGTAAGTGCTTTGGTTATCCAGATTATTTTATTACCATAACATGCAATCCAAAATGGCCAGAAGTTCAACGGTTTCTCAAAGACACCAATCTTAGTCCGGAAGATAGGCCTGATATCCTGTCTAGACTCTTCAAAATAAAACTCGATTCTATCTGCAAAGATTTAAAAAAGAATCATCTATTAGGCAAAGCGTCAGCAGGTAATGTTAACAAAATAATTCAATTATTAGTCATCATCAAAGCTaacactttgttttatttttctgtaGTTGTTTACACTATCGAGTTCCAAAAACGTGGTTTGCCTCATGCACATTTATGCTTATTCATGGAACCTGAATTCAAATTACCTACTGTGGACCATGTTGATTCATTTATATCTGCTGAAATTCCAAACAGAGAAGAAGATCCAGAATTATTCATCCTGGTGAAAGAGTATATGATACATGGTCCATGTGGTAATGCTAGGTTGAGCTCTCCATGTATGGTAGATATGAAGTGTTCAAAAGGCTTTCCAAAAAAGTTTCAAGATCATACAACACTTGATTCAAATGGGTTTCCATTATACAGAAGGAGAAACAATGGTTCTTCTGTTGTGAAAAATAAAATTGAGCTTGATAACAGGAGTGTGGTTCTTTATAACAAAAAATTATTGAAAAGATATCAAGCTCATATCAACGTTGAATGGTGCAATCAAGCCGCGTCTATAAAATATCTTTTTAAATACATCAATAAAGGTCCTGATCGAGCCACTATAGCTGTTGCGCGTGGTGATAGTCAACCGGAAGAGCAACCACAAGACGAGATCAAAGAGTATTACGATTGCCGCTATATATCAGCTTGCGAAGCATCTTGGAGGATATTTGCTAATGAGGTACATTATAGAAGACCTTCTGTTATGAGGCTTCCATTCCATTTACCTGGCCAACAACCTGTTGTTTTCGGCCCTGACGAGGATATTAACTCCGTTCTAAACAAACCTTCAGTTAAATCTTCAATGTTTCTATCATGGATGGAACGTAATAAAGACCCAAATGACCTGTTGGCACGTACACTTACATACGTTCAGTTCCCTATTTTTTATGTATGGAAGCTTGACAAGCGAGTATGGGAACCAAGAAAAGGGAAAAAATCAATTGGCAGGATTCATTCCGTATCTCCAACTTTAGGTGAAGCGTATTTCTTGAGAATTCTTCTTAACAAGGTTAGAGGACCAACATCGTTTGACGACATTAAAACAGTTAATGGTAAAGTTTGCGATACATACAGAGATGCTTGCTACGCACTTGGCCTTTTAGATGATGATTCAGAATATGTAGAGGCAATAAAAGAAGCAAATTTAACTGGAAGCGCTTCATACATTCGCAATTTATTTTCTACGATGTTGTTATCCGGTAGTCTTTCTAGACCTGAGGTTGTTTGGGAAACTTCGTGGAGATACATGGCGGACGATTTTGTTTACAGATTAGCAAAATACCATCGAGTGACAGGTACGTTTTGTTTACACTGAAATTTAGtacttatatttttttaaaaaaataatttgattTGTTCATCATTATTTAACTTAATTTATCTTATTATGATGAAATGGTTTCCGTATTCATTAGATGAATTTGTTTTCTTTCTTATTTCGTAGCGTTATCAATTCCGGATCACCAACTGAAGAACTATGTGTTGGTCGAAATTGAAAAGTTTTTATTGCGAAATAATTCTTCTTTGCGAAGATTTGAATCAATGCCATATCCAGATATGTCGTCTTCAGGTATTTCCGATTGTCGTTTGATATACGAGGAGCAGGCATATGATACAACATATCTTGGAAATCTGTACGATAGTCATTTGACAATGTTAACTGATGAACAACGCACTGTTTTTGAAGAGATTATGGCAGCAGTAAACAGTGATAACGGTCAGATTTTTTTCCTTTATGGCTATGGCGGAACTGGTAAAACTTTTCTATGGAAAACATTGTCCGCTGCAATTAAATCAAGAGGTCAAATCGTGTTAAATGTGGCTTCCAGTGGAATTGCATCGTTGTTGTTAGATGGTGGCAGGACTGCACATTCCAGGTTTAGCATACCGTTGAATCTTACTGAAGATTCCATATGCCATATAAAACCAGAAAGTGATTTGGCTAAATTACTTCACGAGACTAAATTGATAATTTGGGATGAAGCACCTATGGTTCACAAACATGCATTTGAAGCACTCGACAGAACAATGAATGACGTTTTCAACATTGACACATCTCTAAATTCTGAAATCCGCTTTGGAGGTAAAGTTATTGTTTTTGGAGGGGATTTTAGACAAATATTACCTGTTGTTCCAAATGGTGGCAGACAAGAGATTGTTAATGCCTCCTTATGTTCGTCTTATTTGTGGAGTAAATGTAAATTGCTAAGACTAACTAGAAACATGAGGTTAACGGTTGGAAGATCTACGGCTGATGTTGATGAAATAAATAGTTTTGGCAAATGGCTTTTGGATTTGGGTGAGGGTAACGTTGGTggtccaaatgatggag
This genomic interval carries:
- the LOC110900472 gene encoding uncharacterized protein LOC110900472 translates to MGDTIRVALPRSEKKFAFKDKSGLNPKSSTKKPPIVQQNIRSRLTSKKVQQRLVEAARLDEAARNSSYGEDNNVYTASPKHRSIHRSPDIEATPIVITNRTASFMGTSNLSCVTNNGTPPADATPGRIASNITSFSGTSGILQNSSFERLSSGKRKLIGRPRITSPIPIIDFTTEQIVVQDPLKGVSKDYLDHGDQCVTCEVCNAKLWNAEKGKGRKKDGKVCYFICCSYGIVELPDYKDARGSYRILFTNNGDESKHFLKNIRRYNSMFAFTSMGGKVDSTVNRGNGPFCFRISGENYHTIGSLMPINGAQPKFCQLYIYDTENEISNRQSIFRGSDGASSSSSANVDIKLIEHIKDVLDNDNELVKTYRRVRDSFQDNPNVNVKLRIIGAREKDGRTYNLPTAGEIAALIVGDIENVVDNRDIIVETRTGELKRISELHPSYLALQYPILFPYGEDGYRIDIPHRGVVDVVNKTRPKCTMREFFAYPIQDRINQFSLILNSKRLFQQFLVDAYTMIESERLRYIRYQQKDLRSDTYESLRNLRSKGQDDISKAGKRIFLPSSFTGGARYMMQNYLDAMALCKCFGYPDYFITITCNPKWPEVQRFLKDTNLSPEDRPDILSRLFKIKLDSICKDLKKNHLLGKASAGNVNKIIQLLVIIKANTLFYFSVVVYTIEFQKRGLPHAHLCLFMEPEFKLPTVDHVDSFISAEIPNREEDPELFILVKEYMIHGPCGNARLSSPCMVDMKCSKGFPKKFQDHTTLDSNGFPLYRRRNNGSSVVKNKIELDNRSVVLYNKKLLKRYQAHINVEWCNQAASIKYLFKYINKGPDRATIAVARGDSQPEEQPQDEIKEYYDCRYISACEASWRIFANEVHYRRPSVMRLPFHLPGQQPVVFGPDEDINSVLNKPSVKSSMFLSWMERNKDPNDLLARTLTYVQFPIFYVWKLDKRVWEPRKGKKSIGRIHSVSPTLGEAYFLRILLNKVRGPTSFDDIKTVNGKVCDTYRDACYALGLLDDDSEYVEAIKEANLTGSASYIRNLFSTMLLSGSLSRPEVVWETSWRYMADDFVYRLAKYHRVTALSIPDHQLKNYVLVEIEKFLLRNNSSLRRFESMPYPDMSSSGISDCRLIYEEQAYDTTYLGNLYDSHLTMLTDEQRTVFEEIMAAVNSDNGQIFFLYGYGGTGKTFLWKTLSAAIKSRGQIVLNVASSGIASLLLDGGRTAHSRFSIPLNLTEDSICHIKPESDLAKLLHETKLIIWDEAPMVHKHAFEALDRTMNDVFNIDTSLNSEIRFGGKVIVFGGDFRQILPVVPNGGRQEIVNASLCSSYLWSKCKLLRLTRNMRLTVGRSTADVDEINSFGKWLLDLGEGNVGGPNDGEATIEIPRDLLITDPIGSLIDFVYPSILENVDAHNYFSDRAILAPKNEVVHEINDRLLAMFPGEEKEYLSSDSLCPSEDVNSTQQRLYSPDVLNGLKISGLPNHRLVLKVGVPVMLLRNIDQRNGLCNGTRLQVKKLHNRVIEAEIISGSNIGTCTYIPRLNLIPSDKKIPFSFQRRQFPLTVCFAMTINKSQGQSLSRVGLYLKQPVFSHGQLYVALSRVKTRNGVKILILDNNGKPTDKTTNVVYKEIFNDL